GGCTCCTCGGGGAACTCGTCGACGTACCCGACACACAGGTAGGCGACGACCTCGAGGTGCTCGGGGAGGCCGAGGGAGCGGACCATCTCGCGCTCGTCGAAGAAGCTGACCCAGCCGACGCCGAGGCCTTCGGCGCGCGCGGCGAGCCAGAGGTTCTCGACGGCGAGTGCCGAGGAGTACGGGGCCATCTGCGGCTGGGTGTGCCGGCCGAGGGTGTGGCGGCCGCCGCGGGTGGGGTCGGCGGTGACGACGATGTTGACCGGTGTGTCGAGGATGGCCTCGATCTTCAGTTCCTTGAACTGCTTGGCCCGGCCCTTGGGAAGGGACTTGGCGTAGGCGTCGCGCTGGCGCTGGGCCAGTTCGTGCATGGTGCGCCGGGTCTCGGCGGAGCGGATGACGACGAAGTCCCAGGGCTGGGAGTGGCCGACGCTCGGGGCGGTGTGGGCCGCTTCGAGGACGCGGAGCAGCACCTCGTGCGGGATGGGGTCGCTGCGGAATCCGTTGCGGATGTCGCGGCGTTCGCGCATCACGCGCAGGACGGCTTCGCGCTCGGCGTCGTCGTAGCCGGGGGCGGGAGCGGACTCGTTCTCGCTCCCGTTCTCGCTCTCTTCGGCCGTCAGCGGTTCTGCGACCTGGTCGGCCGGTACGGACTCGGGCTCGGTCACCGGAAGGGTCTCCGGCTCCTCGGTGGCCGGGAGTTGGGCCGCGGGGCCGCCGTCGCGGGGCGCCGGTACGGTCGCCGCCGACTCGGACGCCGGGGCCTGGGCCTGGGCCGGGTCGGGCTCCGGCGCGGGTGCCTCGGCGGGTGCGGCCGCCACGACCGGCTCGGGAGCGGGCTCGGGCTCCGCCACGGGGGCCTGCGCCACCGGAGCGACCGGCTGCTCGACGGCCGGTTCCGGTACGGGCTCGGGCCCGGGCTCGGGCGCCTGTACGGGCTCGGGCGCTTGTACAGGCTCGGGCTGCGGCACCGTCATGACGGCCACCGGCGTCGGGGCGAGGTGCGGGGTGGACGGGAGGGAGCCCTCGACCGCCACGAACTGGCCCGAGGCCTGAACCTGGGGCAGGCCCTGGGGCTGCAACTGCGGCTGCTGCTGCACGGGCTCCATCACGAACGGCGCGGGAGTCTCCGCCGGGGCGGACTCGGCGGCCACGGGGGCCGCCGGTGTTGCCGGAGCCGGGACCTGAGGAGCAGGTGCCGGAGGCGCGAGAGGCGCGGGCTGCTCGGCGGGGGTCTCCACCTGCTGCACGACAGCGACCGGTTCGGGAACGACCGTTTCTGCTGGTGCGGCAGGGGCCACGGCGTCCACGGAGAACTGCGGCGGCGTCTGGACCTGGGCCTGAACCTGGGCCTGAACCTGCGCCAGGACCGGCTGGGGCTCGGGCGTCCAGGCGGCCTGCGGCGGGATCTCGCCGAGCTGCGGGCCCGGCAGGCCGGGCGCATCGTCGACGGGGATGTCGAAGTACTCGGGGCCCGTGGTCGGCGGTCCCGGGTTCCGTACGGGCACCGGATTGGCCGGCGTCGCGGTCGGACCGCGATCGGCCAGCGAGCGCACCACACCGGCGGACGCGTCGGGCATCGGCGGGCCCATGTGCAGCGGCCTGCGGGCCGGCGGAGGCGTCGGGGCCGAGGTGGTCGCCGGGGCAGGAGCGTCGAACTGGGCGCGTACGTCGCTCAGGTCCACGGAGCCGGAGTCCCGGCCGCCCGCCTCGTGCGCGGCGTACTCGGGTACCGGTGCCGCGGCGGGGACGGGCTGAGGATCGCTCCAGGCGCCCGCCGATGCGGGCATCAGCAGCAGATCGTCGTCTTCGGCGGTGTTCTCGGAGGGGTCGAGGAAGGTGTAAGCACCGGGGGCGGGGATGCCCGGCTGCTCCACCATGCCTGCGTTCTCCGGCTGTCCCTCGCCCGGGATCTGGCCGGTGTCAGTCATGCGTACCCCTCGCCCATCGACTAGCGCTCTTTCGGTCCCGCCGTACCACACCGGGGCCCCAAGAGGTGGCCCTTTTCAGGACATTGGCCTACGAAATGCCGAACGCCCAGCCGCGGTACAACAGTCGGCCAGCCTACCCCGCGCCGTACTGGGGCAGGGTCAGGGGGAGGAACCGTCTCGACGCCCGGACACCAGGAAAACAACCGAGCGCTCGCGCTCCGTCCAGGCGCGTGTGTCCAGGTCGACGGATTGCAACAGGGCGCATTCGACGGTGTATCCCCCCTCCGCGAGGGCCGCTCCGAGGGCCTCTGCCTCGTCGCGCGTGGCGGCGTGCGTCACGATTCGCTCGGGCCTTCGGTCGGCACAAGCTGTGACAACTGCCACGCCCCCGCCGCCGATCCGGACCACGTCGGGCTCGGGCAGCCGCTCCAGGACGTGCGGCGCCCGACCCTGAACGGCCTGCAGTTGTACGCCGAAGCGCCGGGCGGCGGCCTCGGTCCGCGCGCAGTTGCCCGAGTCGGCGTCGACGGCGATGACGGCCGCTCCGAAGCGGGCCGCCTCGACGGCCAGGGCTCCGCTGCCGCAGCCGATGTCCCAGACGAGGTCGCCGGTACGCGGGCCGAGCCGGGCCAGTTGGGCCGCGCGCAGGCCGGCCGACTCGCCCTCGCCGAGGTTCTCCCCGTACTCCGCCTCGGGCAGCGCCCAGCCGCGTACCGCAGGGGTGTCGCGCAGCCCCGTACCGCCGATGACGATGACCACGTTGGGGTCGCGCCAGGCGTGGTCGGCGGCCTTGTCGGAGGTGAGGACGGTGACCTGTTCGCGCTCGGTGCCGAGCTCCTCGCAGATCACGAAGGTGCGGTGGACGCCTTCGAGGAGGAGGGCGAGTTCGGCGGGGCCCGCACCGGGCGAGGTGAGGACGGCGACCTTGGCGTGGGCGCGGCAGACGTTGACGGCACGGCGCAGGGTGCGCGGGTGCGCGACGACGACTTCCGCGTCGTCCCAGGGCATTCCGGCGCGGGCGAAGGCGGCGGCGACCGACGAGACCGCGGGGACGACCTCGACCTCCAGGCCGTGTTCGGGGGCGCGCAGGGTGCGTACGACACCGTGGAATCCGGGGTCGCCGTCGGCGAGGACGACCGCGCTGCCGCGGTGTCCGGCGATCCGGCGGGCGGCGAGGTCCACGCTGCCCAGACGGATCCTTTCGGCACTGGGCGGCACCTCGGGGAGCGCCAGATGGTGTGCGGCCCCGGCCACCAGGGTGGCGGCGGAGAGGGCGGACCTGGCGGCGTCGGTGAGCGGCGAACCGTCCCAGCCGATCACCGTGACGCGGTCGGCCATCTTCGTCAGTCTCCTGGAGTCGTCGCAGGTGGGGCGGGGGGAAAGAGCACCGTGAGAGTACCTGTTACGGCCGGGGACCGCTCATGGCATCAGTTCCAGTCGGTGAAGGTCCCGTATCCGTTGGCGTCGGCCATCAGGTCGGGGACGCCTTCGAGGTCCTCGGGGAGCAGGCTCCAGACGATGAGGTCGGTGCGGATGTCGGTCCAGCCGCCGTCGGTGCCGTTCTCGGTGCGCGTACGCGCTATCCAGGCGTTCCGGAGCACGCCCTCGCTGATGCAGCCGATCTTCTGGGCGACCTGCTGGGACGCGGTGTTGTCGGCGGGGGTGCGGAGTTCGATGCGTTCGAACTTCTGGTCGCGGAAGAGCCACTGGGCGACGGCGAGGACCGATTCGGTCGCGTACCCCTCGCCGCGTGCCCAGGGGGCGGTGACGTAACGGACCTCGGTGGCCAGGGTGCGCCAGTTGGTGGCGCGGAGGTGGACGGTGCCGACCAGGCGCTGGGTGAGGAACTCGGTGACGGCCAGGACGATGCCGCGGCCCGCGGTGCGCTCGGCGGGGGCGATGCGGCGGACCCAGCGTTCGCCGTCGATCTGGCGGTACGGGTGCGGGGCCGAGGTCCAGGCGGTGACCATCTCGTCGTTCATCATGTCGGTCAGCGACGGGATGTCCGCCTCCTCGAACGGGCGCAGCACGAGCCGGTCCGTACTGATGGAGATGTCCGGGAAGGTGCTCGTCATGTGCTGCTCCATGGGGCAGGGACCGTCGCGTCGTAAAGGCACAGCATGCAGCATGGGACCGGTGATGTGCATGGGCGGGTGGGTACGGGGAAGGCCCCGCACACCCGTGTTCGGGGTGTACGGGGCCTTCGTCCTCAAGGGCCTTGCGGGGGTCAGGACTTGACGGCGCCGAAGGAGGGGATGACCGAGCCGTCGGCGTACGTCTTCTCGATGTACTGCTTCACCTCGTCGGAGTTGAGCAGCTTCTCGAGCTTCTTCACGCGCGGGTCGTCCTCGTTGCCCTTCTTGACGGCGAGGAAGTTGGCGTTGGGGTTGTTGGTGCCCGACTCCAGGACCAGGGCGTCCTTCGACGGCTTGAACTTCGCTTCCAGAGCGTAGTTGCCGTTGATGACCGCGGCGGTGACGTCGTCCAGGGAGCGGGGGGTCTGCGCCGCCTCGATCTCCTTGAACTTCAGGCCCTTGGCGTCCTTGATGTCGGACACGGTGGCGGTGGAACCCGCGCCGTCCTTGAGCGTGATGATGTCGTTGGCAGCGAGCAGCTGGAGTGCGCGGCCCTCGTTGACGGCATCGTTGGGGATGGCGATGGTGTCGCCGCTCTTCAGCTCCGAGGCCTTGGTGTCCTTCTTGGAGTACAGGCCCATCGGCTCGACGTGGACGTTCTCGACGCCCACGATGTGCGTGCCGTTCTTGGCGTTGAAGTCCTTGAGGTACGCGGCGGTCTGGAAGTAGTTGGCGCCGATGTCACCGTCCTCGAGGGCGGTGTTCGGAGTCACGTAGTCCGTGTACTCCTTGATCTCCAGCTTGAGACCGGCCTTGGCAGCCAGGTTGTCCTTGACGAACTTGAGGATGTCGGCGTGCGGGGTGGGGCTGGCGCCCACGACCAGGGCGTCGTCCGGGGACGAGCCGGCCTTGCCGGAGTCCGAGCCGCAGGCGGTCAGACCGATGGAGAGGGCGGCGACGGCCACGGCGGTGGCGGAGAACTTGACAGAAGTACGCACGAAGAGTGCCTTTCTTGCGGATGGTGCGGGATGGATCCGCCCGGCAAAGGGTCCGGGCTCAGGGGAGAGAAAGTCTCAGGCGGTACGGAGCCGCAGACGGCCGAGCAGGCGCGTCTCGGCGCGACCGGTGCCGCGCTTGGCCAGTGCGCTCACGATCAGGTCGCCGATGAGCTGGACCAGGACCACGAGGACCACCAGGAGGGCGACCGTGACGAGCATGAAGTCCGTCTCGAAGCGCTGGTATCCGTAGCTGATCGCGAGCGCGCCGAGACCGCCGCCGCCGACCGTGCCCGCCATGGCCGAGTAGCCGATGAGGGCGATGATCGTGGTGGTGATGCCGGAGACGAGCGACGGCAGGGACTGCGGCAGCAGCGCCTTGCGTACGACGGTCCAGGTGGAGCCGCCCATCGACTGCACGGCTTCGACCAGTCCGTGGTCGACCTCGCGCACGGCGGTCTCCACGAGGCGGGCGAAGAACGGGATCGCGCCGATGGAGAGCGGCACGATCATCGCTTCCGCGCCCAGGCTGGTGCCGACGACCATGCGCGTGAAGGGGATCAGCGCCACGAGCAGGATCAGGAAGGGGAAGGAGCGCGCGACGTTGACGACGAAGCCCACGACCTTGTTGACCGGGGTGTTCTGCAGCAGTCCACCGCGGTCGGTCAGGACGAGGAGCACGCCCAGCGGCGTACCGACAACTACGGCTATGAGTGCCGACCAGCCGACCATGTAGAGGGTGTCCCAACACCCCTGGGACAGCAGCGGCTGCATCTCGGACCAGGTCACTTGGCACCTTCCTTCACCAGGACGGGCGCGTCTTCGCCCGCCACTTCGACCTGGAGCCCCTGCTCGCGCAGGAATCCGATCGGTACGACGTTCTCCTCGAAGCGGCCGGGCAGTTCGATCCGCATCCGGCCGATCTGCTTGCCGGCGACGGTGTCCATCGCGGCGCCCAGGATGGAGATGTCGATGTTGTACGTACGGGAGAGCTGCGAGATCACCGGCTGCGTCGCGGCCTCACCGTGGAAGGTGACGTCGACGACGGTGCGGTCGGCGCCGGACGGTTCGCCGCCGACCGGGAAGAGCGTGCGGGCGAGCTCGGAGCCGGGCGTCGCGAGGATCTCGCTGACCGTGCCGGACTCGACGATCCGGCCGCTCTGCATGAGCGCGGCCGAGTCGCAGACCGTCTTGACGACGTCCATCTCGTGCGTGATGAGCAGAACCGTCAGTCCGAGCTGCTGGTTGAGGTCGCGCAGCAGCTGGAGGATCGAGCGGGTGGTCTCGGGGTCGAGGGCGCTCGTCGCCTCGTCGGAGAGCAGCACCTTCGGGTCGCCTGCGAGTGCGCGGGCGATGCCGACGCGCTGCTTCTGACCGCCGGAGAGCTGCGCCGGGTAGGACTTCGCCTTGTCGGCGAGGCCGACCAGGTCGAGGAGTTCGAGTGCCTTGCGGGTGCGGTCGCGACCCGTGACGCCGAGGATCTCCAGCGGCAGCTCGATGTTGTCCTGCACCGTGCGCGAGGACAGCAGGTTGAAGTGCTGGAAGACCATGCCGATACGGGTGCGTGCCGCGCGCAGTTCCTTGCCCGCGCGCGGGCCCCGTCCCGCCAGCGCGGTGAGGTCGACGCCGTCGACGGTCACCGTGCCCGTGGTGGGGCGCTCGAGGAGGTTGATGCAGCGGATCAGCGAGGACTTGCCGGCGCCGCTCTGGCCGATGACGCCGTACACCTCGCCCTCTCGGACATGAAGGTCGACGCCGTCCAGGGCGGTGACCTCTCGGCCGCGCGAGGCATAGACCTTCGTCAGGCCGGTGGTGGTGATCACAGAAAATCCGTCACTGTCGAGTGCGCGGCGCGATGTCCGCCGGGCACGGGGCATTCGTCTGGAAGCGCAGCACGGCCACAGCAGTGGCTACCTGAAGTACCTGGAGGCAATTCGTGCGCGGGGCAGGCTCTTGGTCTCGCTTCGGGGCGCGGGACTCAGGCGGGGACCCTCAGAAGTCGCACATTCGACACATACAACGAGCACCGGGCGTCATCATCGCCTCGGTCGCAAGGGTGCGGCTGCTCGTCGTGGTCATGCAGGCAAGTAAACCAGACATGAGTACGGGGCCAGGGAGGATGTCCGAATAGCGGACGCCCTCGTCTCACGTCAGCCGGCCGTCGTGATCTCCAGTCCACCTGCCACGACCTGCACCGATACCTCGGAGAGATCGGTGAGGACGACGTCGGCGACCAGCTCCGAGCGGTCGTGCGTTGTGGCCAAGGCCACGGTCTTCATCCCGGCCGCGCGCCCCGCCTGGAGTCCTGCGGGGGCGTCCTCGAAGACCACGCAGCGCGCCGGATCGACGCCCAGGCGAGCGGCGCCGAGGAGGTACGGCTCGGGGTCGGGCTTGCCGCGGGTGATGTCGTCGGCGGCGATCGTCACCTTGGGGGTGATGCCGACTTCGGCGAGCCGGGCCTCCGCAAGACGGCGGCCGGCCGAGGTGACGACGGCCCAGCGGTGCGGGGGCAGTGAGGCGAGGAGGGCCGCCGTGCCGGGGAGGAGCTCGACTCCCCCGCGTACGTCCTCGACCTCCAGCTGTTCGATCCGGGCCAGGGCGCCGGGCACGGTCTCCGCGGGCAGCAGGTCGGCGACGATCTCGGCGGCGGGGCGGCCGTGCAGTTCGATCGCGGCGAAGTCCGCCGCCGTGACGCCGTACTCCTGCGCCCACCGCGTCCAGCAGCGGTTCACCGACTCCAGGGAGGAGACGAGGGTTCCGTCGTTGTCGAACAGGAGGGCATCGGCGTAGATCTTCATGGTCGTCGACCCTACGTGCGGGGCCGGGGCCGCGCGCATCGGGCCTTTCGCCGCGTAATACCCTCGACGTCATGCTTGACGCCCTCACGTTCGCGGTCGCAGCCGCCGCGCTCGTACTCGCCGCCTGGTGCGGTCATGCCGCCTACCGGGACCAGCCCACCAAGGACTGGCACTTCATCGGCATGGCCGTCGTCTCGGTCCTCGCCCTGGTGCAGATGGTGATCGGCTTCGTGCAGCTGGGGCGCGGGGAGCGGCCGGAGCAGGGCACGGCGGTCTTCGTCGCGTATCTGATCGGCGCGTTCGCGGCCGTCCCCGCCGCCGGGGTGCTGTCGCTGTCCGAGCGGACCCGGTGGGGTTCGGTGACGGTCTCGGCCGGGGCCGTGGTGCTTGCAGTGCTCGAAGTACGGCTCTACGACATCTGGGGAGGCTGACGATGACCGCAGCTGAGGAGAAGCCGGCGTACCAGCTGGGCACCGGGCCCGGACGGGTCCTGGTCTGGTTCTACGGCGTCTTCACCGTCGCCGCCGCGTCCCGCTCGATCGTCCAGATGATCATGGACTTCGGCAAGGCGCCGCTCGCCTACACGCTGTCCGCCGTCGCGGCCGTGGTGTACGGATTCATCACGTACTCCCTGGTGCGGGGCGGCGAGAAGGCCCGCAGGGCGGCGCTGGTGTGCTG
The sequence above is drawn from the Streptomyces sp. NBC_01465 genome and encodes:
- the cobT gene encoding nicotinate-nucleotide--dimethylbenzimidazole phosphoribosyltransferase: MTDTGQIPGEGQPENAGMVEQPGIPAPGAYTFLDPSENTAEDDDLLLMPASAGAWSDPQPVPAAAPVPEYAAHEAGGRDSGSVDLSDVRAQFDAPAPATTSAPTPPPARRPLHMGPPMPDASAGVVRSLADRGPTATPANPVPVRNPGPPTTGPEYFDIPVDDAPGLPGPQLGEIPPQAAWTPEPQPVLAQVQAQVQAQVQTPPQFSVDAVAPAAPAETVVPEPVAVVQQVETPAEQPAPLAPPAPAPQVPAPATPAAPVAAESAPAETPAPFVMEPVQQQPQLQPQGLPQVQASGQFVAVEGSLPSTPHLAPTPVAVMTVPQPEPVQAPEPVQAPEPGPEPVPEPAVEQPVAPVAQAPVAEPEPAPEPVVAAAPAEAPAPEPDPAQAQAPASESAATVPAPRDGGPAAQLPATEEPETLPVTEPESVPADQVAEPLTAEESENGSENESAPAPGYDDAEREAVLRVMRERRDIRNGFRSDPIPHEVLLRVLEAAHTAPSVGHSQPWDFVVIRSAETRRTMHELAQRQRDAYAKSLPKGRAKQFKELKIEAILDTPVNIVVTADPTRGGRHTLGRHTQPQMAPYSSALAVENLWLAARAEGLGVGWVSFFDEREMVRSLGLPEHLEVVAYLCVGYVDEFPEEPELMQAGWSKRRPLSWVVHEETYGRRALPGEEPHDLVQETISNIRPLDAKALGEAWERQKRMTKPAGALGMLEIISAQLSGLSRMCPPPIPEPAAVAIFAGDHGVHAQGVTAWPQEVTSQMVANFLGGGAVCNAFANQVGAEVCVIDVGVAGELPATPGLLPRKVRPGTADFTTGPALTRDEVLSAIQVGIETARDLVAAGNKALLTGEMGIANTTASAALICVYTGQDPTEVTGRGTGINDEMHARKVDVVRRALELHKPDPADPIGVLSAVGGLEHAALVGFILGGASLRTPVILDGVSTGAAALVARAIAPESLAACIAGHRSAEPGHVAALNKLGLRPLVDLDLRLGEGTGALLALPVVQSAARAMHEVATFDSAGVTEK
- the cbiE gene encoding precorrin-6y C5,15-methyltransferase (decarboxylating) subunit CbiE; the protein is MADRVTVIGWDGSPLTDAARSALSAATLVAGAAHHLALPEVPPSAERIRLGSVDLAARRIAGHRGSAVVLADGDPGFHGVVRTLRAPEHGLEVEVVPAVSSVAAAFARAGMPWDDAEVVVAHPRTLRRAVNVCRAHAKVAVLTSPGAGPAELALLLEGVHRTFVICEELGTEREQVTVLTSDKAADHAWRDPNVVIVIGGTGLRDTPAVRGWALPEAEYGENLGEGESAGLRAAQLARLGPRTGDLVWDIGCGSGALAVEAARFGAAVIAVDADSGNCARTEAAARRFGVQLQAVQGRAPHVLERLPEPDVVRIGGGGVAVVTACADRRPERIVTHAATRDEAEALGAALAEGGYTVECALLQSVDLDTRAWTERERSVVFLVSGRRDGSSP
- a CDS encoding GNAT family N-acetyltransferase; protein product: MTSTFPDISISTDRLVLRPFEEADIPSLTDMMNDEMVTAWTSAPHPYRQIDGERWVRRIAPAERTAGRGIVLAVTEFLTQRLVGTVHLRATNWRTLATEVRYVTAPWARGEGYATESVLAVAQWLFRDQKFERIELRTPADNTASQQVAQKIGCISEGVLRNAWIARTRTENGTDGGWTDIRTDLIVWSLLPEDLEGVPDLMADANGYGTFTDWN
- a CDS encoding MetQ/NlpA family ABC transporter substrate-binding protein; translation: MRTSVKFSATAVAVAALSIGLTACGSDSGKAGSSPDDALVVGASPTPHADILKFVKDNLAAKAGLKLEIKEYTDYVTPNTALEDGDIGANYFQTAAYLKDFNAKNGTHIVGVENVHVEPMGLYSKKDTKASELKSGDTIAIPNDAVNEGRALQLLAANDIITLKDGAGSTATVSDIKDAKGLKFKEIEAAQTPRSLDDVTAAVINGNYALEAKFKPSKDALVLESGTNNPNANFLAVKKGNEDDPRVKKLEKLLNSDEVKQYIEKTYADGSVIPSFGAVKS
- a CDS encoding methionine ABC transporter permease translates to MTWSEMQPLLSQGCWDTLYMVGWSALIAVVVGTPLGVLLVLTDRGGLLQNTPVNKVVGFVVNVARSFPFLILLVALIPFTRMVVGTSLGAEAMIVPLSIGAIPFFARLVETAVREVDHGLVEAVQSMGGSTWTVVRKALLPQSLPSLVSGITTTIIALIGYSAMAGTVGGGGLGALAISYGYQRFETDFMLVTVALLVVLVVLVQLIGDLIVSALAKRGTGRAETRLLGRLRLRTA
- a CDS encoding methionine ABC transporter ATP-binding protein; its protein translation is MITTTGLTKVYASRGREVTALDGVDLHVREGEVYGVIGQSGAGKSSLIRCINLLERPTTGTVTVDGVDLTALAGRGPRAGKELRAARTRIGMVFQHFNLLSSRTVQDNIELPLEILGVTGRDRTRKALELLDLVGLADKAKSYPAQLSGGQKQRVGIARALAGDPKVLLSDEATSALDPETTRSILQLLRDLNQQLGLTVLLITHEMDVVKTVCDSAALMQSGRIVESGTVSEILATPGSELARTLFPVGGEPSGADRTVVDVTFHGEAATQPVISQLSRTYNIDISILGAAMDTVAGKQIGRMRIELPGRFEENVVPIGFLREQGLQVEVAGEDAPVLVKEGAK
- a CDS encoding HAD family hydrolase, which gives rise to MKIYADALLFDNDGTLVSSLESVNRCWTRWAQEYGVTAADFAAIELHGRPAAEIVADLLPAETVPGALARIEQLEVEDVRGGVELLPGTAALLASLPPHRWAVVTSAGRRLAEARLAEVGITPKVTIAADDITRGKPDPEPYLLGAARLGVDPARCVVFEDAPAGLQAGRAAGMKTVALATTHDRSELVADVVLTDLSEVSVQVVAGGLEITTAG